A genomic stretch from Arachis stenosperma cultivar V10309 chromosome 3, arast.V10309.gnm1.PFL2, whole genome shotgun sequence includes:
- the LOC130967711 gene encoding uncharacterized protein LOC130967711 isoform X2, producing the protein MGESLVQNFHQNNRGTVEAGEPYVDKDFASLIKEAAEVTPSSFEFCVWSEKGINLHVDLNSSPSDWTNRFRNEVQVRETMYGNKSWSLRQDLACLGGSATQERCSLWDANPVQIDAHNGLAKSSSSLKFTKDSVVKLDQRNKVKSPLISDSVTPCSMNVKAAANSKEVNQCSALAKPDVNVVNNLMQDQSTLSAEESYGVPSNFIFGAESCAKDASKAFFYSDATGTPFKSLCDSVGNSLSDLGTLAYQSSKPDDECFQDCDLLNDSCCVNPGVVCPGASLSSSMELQISEAASCHKYPSVSLCENDGSLDLSEPKNTSDTEQCGPAIDGNNFAALTEEWVGMSVDGRESSLCSQLDDRVQKFGQGYDDQGSKMKLCKKRKRDSEIQASSGTPVTRILRSMKNTVARILPRRSMRRMSK; encoded by the exons ATGGGAGAGAGCTTAGTGCAGAACTTTCATCAAAACAATCGTGGAACTGTAGAAGCAGGTGAACCTTATGTAGACAAAGATTTTGCTTCTTTAATAAAAGAAGCTGCTGAAGTTACTCCCTCTTCTTTTGAGTTCTGTGTTTGGTCAGAAAAGGGAATTAATCTTCATGTTGATTTAAATTCATCCCCATCAGATTGGACTAACAGATTTCGAAATGAGGTTCAAGTACGTGAGACTATGTACGGAAACAAGTCCTGGAGTCTCCGGCAGGATCTTGCTTGCTTAGGAGGGAGCGCTACACAAGAAAGATGTTCCTTGTGGGATGCAAATCCTGTCCAAATTGATGCTCATAATGGACTGGCTAAATCTTCCTCAAGCTTGAAATTCACAAAAGATAGTGTTGTAAAGTTAGACCAACGGAATAAAGTTAAAAGCCCATTAATATCGGATTCAGTAACTCCATGCAGCATGAATGTGAAAGCAGCAGCTAATTCAAAGGAGGTAAATCAATGCTCTGCCTTAGCTAAACCAGATGTTAATGTAGTAAATAACTTGATGCAAGATCAGTCCACTCTCTCAGCTGAAGAAAGTTATGGTGTACCTagcaattttatttttggtgctGAATCTTGTGCTAAAGATGCGTCTAAGGCCTTCTTTTATTCGGATGCTACTGGTACTCCTTTCAAGTCACTTTGTGATTCTGTTGGCAACTCACTGTCAGATCTGGGGACACTGGCATATCAATCTTCAAAGCCTGACGATGAATGTTTTCAAGATTGTGATCTGCTAAATGATTCTTGCTGTGTGAACCCAGGGGTGGTGTGTCCAGGTGCTTCATTAAGCAGTTCTATGGAGCTACAAATTTCAGAAGCTGCAAGTTGTCATAAATATCCTTCAGTTTCACTCTGTGAAAATGATGGATCCCTGGATTTAAGTGAACCAAAGAATACTTCAGATACAGAACAATGTGGCCCAGCTATTGATGGGAACAATTTCGCAGCACTAACTGAAGAATGG GTGGGGATGAGTGTGGATGGCAGGGAGAGTTCATT ATGCTCCCAGTTAGATGATCGAGTTCAGAAATTTGGCCAAGGTTATGATGATCAGGGTTCTAAAATGAAGCTTTGCAAAAAGAGAAAACGTGACTCTGAAATTCAAGCCTCAAGTGGCACACCTGTTACAAGAATTTTAAGGAGCATGAAGAATACTGTTGCAAGAATCCTGCCTAGAAGATCCATGCGACGAATGTCGAAG TGA
- the LOC130967711 gene encoding uncharacterized protein LOC130967711 isoform X3 gives MGESLVQNFHQNNRGTVEADWTNRFRNEVQVRETMYGNKSWSLRQDLACLGGSATQERCSLWDANPVQIDAHNGLAKSSSSLKFTKDSVVKLDQRNKVKSPLISDSVTPCSMNVKAAANSKEVNQCSALAKPDVNVVNNLMQDQSTLSAEESYGVPSNFIFGAESCAKDASKAFFYSDATGTPFKSLCDSVGNSLSDLGTLAYQSSKPDDECFQDCDLLNDSCCVNPGVVCPGASLSSSMELQISEAASCHKYPSVSLCENDGSLDLSEPKNTSDTEQCGPAIDGNNFAALTEEWVGMSVDGRESSLCSQLDDRVQKFGQGYDDQGSKMKLCKKRKRDSEIQASSGTPVTRILRSMKNTVARILPRRSMRRMSKVL, from the exons ATGGGAGAGAGCTTAGTGCAGAACTTTCATCAAAACAATCGTGGAACTGTAGAAGCAG ATTGGACTAACAGATTTCGAAATGAGGTTCAAGTACGTGAGACTATGTACGGAAACAAGTCCTGGAGTCTCCGGCAGGATCTTGCTTGCTTAGGAGGGAGCGCTACACAAGAAAGATGTTCCTTGTGGGATGCAAATCCTGTCCAAATTGATGCTCATAATGGACTGGCTAAATCTTCCTCAAGCTTGAAATTCACAAAAGATAGTGTTGTAAAGTTAGACCAACGGAATAAAGTTAAAAGCCCATTAATATCGGATTCAGTAACTCCATGCAGCATGAATGTGAAAGCAGCAGCTAATTCAAAGGAGGTAAATCAATGCTCTGCCTTAGCTAAACCAGATGTTAATGTAGTAAATAACTTGATGCAAGATCAGTCCACTCTCTCAGCTGAAGAAAGTTATGGTGTACCTagcaattttatttttggtgctGAATCTTGTGCTAAAGATGCGTCTAAGGCCTTCTTTTATTCGGATGCTACTGGTACTCCTTTCAAGTCACTTTGTGATTCTGTTGGCAACTCACTGTCAGATCTGGGGACACTGGCATATCAATCTTCAAAGCCTGACGATGAATGTTTTCAAGATTGTGATCTGCTAAATGATTCTTGCTGTGTGAACCCAGGGGTGGTGTGTCCAGGTGCTTCATTAAGCAGTTCTATGGAGCTACAAATTTCAGAAGCTGCAAGTTGTCATAAATATCCTTCAGTTTCACTCTGTGAAAATGATGGATCCCTGGATTTAAGTGAACCAAAGAATACTTCAGATACAGAACAATGTGGCCCAGCTATTGATGGGAACAATTTCGCAGCACTAACTGAAGAATGG GTGGGGATGAGTGTGGATGGCAGGGAGAGTTCATT ATGCTCCCAGTTAGATGATCGAGTTCAGAAATTTGGCCAAGGTTATGATGATCAGGGTTCTAAAATGAAGCTTTGCAAAAAGAGAAAACGTGACTCTGAAATTCAAGCCTCAAGTGGCACACCTGTTACAAGAATTTTAAGGAGCATGAAGAATACTGTTGCAAGAATCCTGCCTAGAAGATCCATGCGACGAATGTCGAAGGTTCTTTGA
- the LOC130967711 gene encoding uncharacterized protein LOC130967711 isoform X1 — protein MGESLVQNFHQNNRGTVEAGEPYVDKDFASLIKEAAEVTPSSFEFCVWSEKGINLHVDLNSSPSDWTNRFRNEVQVRETMYGNKSWSLRQDLACLGGSATQERCSLWDANPVQIDAHNGLAKSSSSLKFTKDSVVKLDQRNKVKSPLISDSVTPCSMNVKAAANSKEVNQCSALAKPDVNVVNNLMQDQSTLSAEESYGVPSNFIFGAESCAKDASKAFFYSDATGTPFKSLCDSVGNSLSDLGTLAYQSSKPDDECFQDCDLLNDSCCVNPGVVCPGASLSSSMELQISEAASCHKYPSVSLCENDGSLDLSEPKNTSDTEQCGPAIDGNNFAALTEEWVGMSVDGRESSLCSQLDDRVQKFGQGYDDQGSKMKLCKKRKRDSEIQASSGTPVTRILRSMKNTVARILPRRSMRRMSKVL, from the exons ATGGGAGAGAGCTTAGTGCAGAACTTTCATCAAAACAATCGTGGAACTGTAGAAGCAGGTGAACCTTATGTAGACAAAGATTTTGCTTCTTTAATAAAAGAAGCTGCTGAAGTTACTCCCTCTTCTTTTGAGTTCTGTGTTTGGTCAGAAAAGGGAATTAATCTTCATGTTGATTTAAATTCATCCCCATCAGATTGGACTAACAGATTTCGAAATGAGGTTCAAGTACGTGAGACTATGTACGGAAACAAGTCCTGGAGTCTCCGGCAGGATCTTGCTTGCTTAGGAGGGAGCGCTACACAAGAAAGATGTTCCTTGTGGGATGCAAATCCTGTCCAAATTGATGCTCATAATGGACTGGCTAAATCTTCCTCAAGCTTGAAATTCACAAAAGATAGTGTTGTAAAGTTAGACCAACGGAATAAAGTTAAAAGCCCATTAATATCGGATTCAGTAACTCCATGCAGCATGAATGTGAAAGCAGCAGCTAATTCAAAGGAGGTAAATCAATGCTCTGCCTTAGCTAAACCAGATGTTAATGTAGTAAATAACTTGATGCAAGATCAGTCCACTCTCTCAGCTGAAGAAAGTTATGGTGTACCTagcaattttatttttggtgctGAATCTTGTGCTAAAGATGCGTCTAAGGCCTTCTTTTATTCGGATGCTACTGGTACTCCTTTCAAGTCACTTTGTGATTCTGTTGGCAACTCACTGTCAGATCTGGGGACACTGGCATATCAATCTTCAAAGCCTGACGATGAATGTTTTCAAGATTGTGATCTGCTAAATGATTCTTGCTGTGTGAACCCAGGGGTGGTGTGTCCAGGTGCTTCATTAAGCAGTTCTATGGAGCTACAAATTTCAGAAGCTGCAAGTTGTCATAAATATCCTTCAGTTTCACTCTGTGAAAATGATGGATCCCTGGATTTAAGTGAACCAAAGAATACTTCAGATACAGAACAATGTGGCCCAGCTATTGATGGGAACAATTTCGCAGCACTAACTGAAGAATGG GTGGGGATGAGTGTGGATGGCAGGGAGAGTTCATT ATGCTCCCAGTTAGATGATCGAGTTCAGAAATTTGGCCAAGGTTATGATGATCAGGGTTCTAAAATGAAGCTTTGCAAAAAGAGAAAACGTGACTCTGAAATTCAAGCCTCAAGTGGCACACCTGTTACAAGAATTTTAAGGAGCATGAAGAATACTGTTGCAAGAATCCTGCCTAGAAGATCCATGCGACGAATGTCGAAGGTTCTTTGA
- the LOC130967923 gene encoding calmodulin-like protein 3, translating into MDSAELQRVFQMFDRNGDGRISKKELNDSLEKLGIYIPDKELDQMIEKIDVNGDGWVDMEEFGELYMSIMDEREERDEEEDMKEAFNVFDQNGDGYITVEELRSVLSSLGLKQGRTVEECRKMIMKVDRDGDGMVDYKEFKQMMKGGGFSALGSD; encoded by the coding sequence atgGATTCGGCCGAACTCCAGCGCGTTTTTCAAATGTTTGACCGCAATGGAGACGGCCGAATCTCAAAAAAGGAACTCAACGATTCTTTGGAAAAGCTTGGGATCTATATCCCGGACAAAGAGCTTGACCAAATGATCGAAAAAATCGACGTTAATGGAGACGGTTGGGTGGACATGGAAGAGTTTGGCGAACTCTACATGTCTATAATGGACGAACGCGAGGAGCGCGACGAGGAGGAAGACATGAAGGAAGCCTTCAACGTATTCGATCAGAACGGAGACGGTTACATCACGGTGGAGGAGCTTAGATCGGTACTTTCTTCCTTGGGGCTGAAGCAAGGGAGGACGGTGGAGGAGTGCCGGAAGATGATAATGAAGGTGGACCGCGACGGCGACGGCATGGTTGATTACAAAGAATTCAAGCAGATGATGAAAGGAGGAGGATTCAGTGCTCTTGGTTcagattaa
- the LOC130965947 gene encoding protein FAR1-RELATED SEQUENCE 4-like: MPRIPPILFLFYFAVFTLQLLTQAVSRSVFYVNLILMEVEIDGSNNGEAIENAAMADDCSTDEGNNADEANNADEGNNADEGNNGDDGNNIDGRAIVSVQSQGQDVTQVSAGGAITLAVPALPVPIVSPVEPYVGQEFESEAEAHAFYNAYATSVGFIVRVSKLSRSRIDNSAIGRIFVCNKEGYRMTDKRENVIRQRAETRVGCKAMIMVRKVKSGSWVVTRFVKEHTHPLAGPGGGRRDFIYEQYPGERDRIRELNQQLTAEKKRSATYKRHLELILEHIDEYNESLSKKIQHIVDNVKEMESKEEQSQLNFQLATL; the protein is encoded by the exons ATGCCTCGCATTCCCCCAATTCTATTCCTTTTTTACTTCGCTGTGTTCACTTTGCAGCTCTTAACACAAGCGGTGTCACGTTCGGTTTTCTACGTTAATCTAATTCTGa TGGAGGTTGAGATTGATGGCTCTAATAATGGGGAGGCAATAGAAAATGCTGCCATGGCTGACGATTGTAGCACCGATGAAGGAAACAACGCAGATGAAGCAAACAATGCTGATGAAGGGAACAACGCCGACGAAGGAAACAATGGTGATGATGGAAATAACATCGATGGACGTGCTATTGTGTCAGTTCAAAGCCAAGGTCAAGATGTGACTCAAGTTTCTGCTGGAGGGGCCATAACCCTAGCTGTTCCCGCACTTCCGGTCCCAATTGTTTCACCTGTTGAACCTTATGTGGGACAGGAGTTTGAGTCAGAAGCAGAGGCACAtgcattctacaatgcatatgCCACGAGTGTTGGATTCATCGTACGTGTTAGTAAACTCTCTCGATCAAGGATCGATAATTCTGCTATTGGGCGGATTTTTGTCTGCAACAAAGAGGGATACAGGATGACTGACAAGCGTGAAAATGTTATACGGCAAAGGGCTGAGACAAGGGTTGGTTGCAAGGCAATGATAATGGTAAGGAAAGTAAAATCTGGTAGCTGGGTTGTTACACGTTTTGTAAAGGAACACACACATCCTCTTGCTGGTCCAGGAGGTGGCAGAAGGGATTTCATCTACGAACAGTATCCG GGCGAACGGGATAGAATTCGGGAATTAAATCAGCAGTTGACAGCAGAGAAAAAGAGGTCTGCCACCTACAAAAGACATCTTGAATTGATACTCGAGCACATTGACGAGTATAACGAGAGCCTATCGAAGAAAATACAGCACATAGTAGACAATGTAAAGGAGAtggaaagcaaagaagaacaaagtCAATTGAACTTTCAATTAGCCACCCTTTAA
- the LOC130968025 gene encoding uncharacterized CRM domain-containing protein At3g25440, chloroplastic: MATSLFRSIRRTSSLLRFSYSTTSFSVSPRSVVRSRISIFLPFRQCNSVGKPSSWWGFRELSYGTVNLVISEGKTKFEACEVEPPRKDKYKTKKKLKMQRKREKEKRKAANRRDPRWLGVKGKKKQKFANAEERIKCKLEKARIKESMLIERLKRYDVPKAQGPVAKPDGLTGEERFYLKKMAQKSSNYLQVGRRGLFGGVILNMHMHWKKHETVKVICKPCKPGQVHEYAQELARLSGGIPIHFIGDDTIIFYRGKNYEQPEVMSPVDTLSKKKALEKSKYEQSLESVRRFIAIAEKELELYYRHIALYGNPNDRNPLSVLDGPSGDSIGKGYHRIHKQSNPELINDLADSKEMGLSESEDNNNEDENLSMDESDSEEDSMLDTSDDDKESEECFTNLKDASASSRAGSSPSMSKHTYHYSNCNNQCLSSEQMPCTID, encoded by the exons ATGGCTACCTCGTTGTTCCGGAGCATTCGGAGAACTTCCTCTCTTCTCAGATTCTCGTACTCAACTACCTCCTTTTCGGTTTCTCCCAG GTCAGTTGTGAGGTCCCGGATATCGATTTTCTTGCCGTTTAGGCAATGCAATTCAGTTGGGAAGCCGAGTTCGTGGTGGGGTTTCAGAGAGTTGAGCTATGGCACTGTGAACTTGGTTATATCGGAAGGGAAGACCAAGTTTGAGGCTTGCGAGGTTGAGCCGCCAAGGAAGGACAAATATAAGACTAAGAAGAAGCTGAAGATGcagaggaagagggagaaggagaagaggaaAGCTGCAAATAGGAGAGACCCTCGTTGGCTTGGTGTCAAGgggaagaagaagcagaagttTGCCAATGCAGAAGAGAGAATCAAGTGCAAGCTTGAGAAA GCCAGAATTAAGGAATCAATGCTCATTGAAAGACTCAAAAGATATGATGTTCCTAAAGCTCAGGGTCCTGTTGCCAAACCTGATGGTTTGACGGGGGAGGAACGATTTTATTTGAAGAAGATGGCTCAGAAGAGTTCTAATTATCTACAAGTTGGCCGAAGAGGATTATTTGGAGGGGTTATTCTTAATATGCATATGCATTGGAAGAAACATGAGACTGTTAAGGTCATATGCAAGCCTTGTAAACCTGGCCAAGTACATGAGTATGCACAAGAACTTGCTAGATTGAGTGGTGGTATTCCAATCCACTTCATTGGAGATGACACTATAATATTTTATCGCGGAAAGAACTATGAACAGCCCGAGGTTATGTCACCAGTAGATACATTATCGAAGAAAAAG GCACTCGAAAAATCCAAGTATGAGCAATCTCTTGAATCAGTTAGGCGCTTCATCGCTATCGCTGAGAAAGAACTAGAGCTATATTACAGGCACATCGCACTCTATGGCAATCCGAACGACCGTAATCCCTTATCAGTTCTTGATGGCCCAAGTGGAGACTCCATCGGAAAAGGGTACCATAGGATTCATAAACAAAGTAACCCTGAGTTGATTAATGATCTTGCTGATTCCAAAGAAATGGGGCTATCAGAATCTGAAGATAATAACAATGAAGATGAAAACTTGTCAATGGATGAATCAGATTCTGAAGAGGACAGCATGCTAGATACTAGTGATGATGATAAAGAAAGTGAGGAATGTTTTACTAATTTGAAAGATGCAAGTGCAAGCTCAAGAGCTGGTTCATCACCATCAATGTCTAAACATACCTACCATTATAGTAATTGTAATAATCAATGTTTATCATCCGAACAAATGCCATGCACTATAGATTAG
- the LOC130969572 gene encoding uncharacterized protein LOC130969572 isoform X1, whose protein sequence is MRSYKSKESKDTAQAEDDDVSGSEPQHNSNPASGFLPDDVMKMLAAREKQVFLPYSEGEEEKAKTKPAASKKRKSKKSGLEAVILSELGRPQCLQGALEFLKKRKMSVQRSSSALNNSNRAFRFLSKSGVILQK, encoded by the exons ATGAGAAGTTACAAATCCAAAGAAAGTAAGGACACTGCTCAAGCTGAAGATGATGATGTATCAGGTTCTGAGCCTCAGCATAATTCGAATCCAGCTTCAGGGTTTCTTCCAGATGACGTAATGAAAATGCTTGCAGCTCGTGAGAA ACAAGTTTTCTTGCCTTACTCTGAAGGGGAGGAGGAGAAGGCTAAAACAAAGCCTGCCGCTTCAAAGAAGAGGAAATCAAAGAAGTCAGG TTTGGAAGCTGTTATTTTGAGCGAACTAGGCCGTCCTCAATGTTTACAGGGTGCCTTAGAATtcttgaagaaaagaaaaatgtcaGTCCAGAGATCGTCCTCTGCCTTGAATAATTCCAACAGAGCATTTCGGTTCCTTTCTAAGTCTGGTGTGATACTACAGAAGTGa
- the LOC130969572 gene encoding uncharacterized protein LOC130969572 isoform X2 → MKMLAAREKQVFLPYSEGEEEKAKTKPAASKKRKSKKSGLEAVILSELGRPQCLQGALEFLKKRKMSVQRSSSALNNSNRAFRFLSKSGVILQK, encoded by the exons ATGAAAATGCTTGCAGCTCGTGAGAA ACAAGTTTTCTTGCCTTACTCTGAAGGGGAGGAGGAGAAGGCTAAAACAAAGCCTGCCGCTTCAAAGAAGAGGAAATCAAAGAAGTCAGG TTTGGAAGCTGTTATTTTGAGCGAACTAGGCCGTCCTCAATGTTTACAGGGTGCCTTAGAATtcttgaagaaaagaaaaatgtcaGTCCAGAGATCGTCCTCTGCCTTGAATAATTCCAACAGAGCATTTCGGTTCCTTTCTAAGTCTGGTGTGATACTACAGAAGTGa
- the LOC130968270 gene encoding fructokinase-2-like — protein sequence MASTTALPATGSGLIVSFGEMLIDFVPTVSGVSLAEAPGFLKAPGGAPANVAIAVSRLGGKSAFVGKLGDDEFGHMLAGILKENNVVADGIAFDEGARTALAFVTLRSDGEREFMFYRNPSADMLLKPEDLNLDLIRSAKVFHYGSISLIVEPCRSAHVKAMEVAKEAGCLLSYDPNLRLPLWPSAEEARKQILSIWEKADVIKVSDNELEFLTGSDKIDYASALSLWHPNLKLLLVTLGEHGSRYYTKKFHGQVDGFRVDTVDTTGAGDSFVGALLCKIVDDHSILEDEARLREVIKFANACGAITTIKKGAIPALPAEHEALKLINGA from the exons ATGGCTTCCACTACCGCCCTCCCAGCCACCGGTTCCGGTCTCATCGTAAGCTTCGGCGAGATGCTCATCGACTTCGTCCCTACCGTTTCTGGCGTCTCCCTCGCCGAAGCCCCAGGCTTCCTCAAGGCACCCGGCGGCGCTCCTGCCAACGTCGCCATCGCCGTCTCTCGCCTCGGCGGCAAGTCTGCCTTCGTCGGCAAGCTCGGCGATGATGAGTTTGGCCACATGCTCGCCGGAATCCTCAAGGAAAACAACGTCGTCGCAGACGGCATCGCCTTCGATGAAGGCGCACGCACTGCACTCGCCTTCGTGACACTACGCTCCGACGGCGAGCGTGAGTTCATGTTCTATCGGAATCCCAGCGCCGATATGCTCCTCAAGCCCGAAGATCTCAATCTCGATCTCATCAGATCT GCGAAAGTGTTTCACTACGGATCGATAAGCTTGATAGTGGAGCCATGCAGATCGGCACACGTGAAGGCGATGGAAGTGGCAAAGGAGGCAGGGTGCTTGCTCTCCTACGACCCTAACCTGCGGCTGCCGCTGTGGCCGTCCGCGGAGGAGGCACGGAAGCAGATACTGAGCATATGGGAGAAGGCTGACGTCATCAAGGTGAGTGACAATGAGCTGGAGTTCCTTACCGGCAGCGACAAGATCGACTATGCTTCTGCTCTCTCCCTCTGGCACCCCAACTTGAAGCTTCTCCTTGTCACCCTTGGTGAACATGGTTCCAGATACTACACCAAG AAATTCCATGGACAAGTGGATGGTTTTCGTGTTGACACAGTAGATACAACTGGCGCTGGTGATTCCTTTGTTGGCGCTCTACTATGCAAGATTGTCGACGATCATTCCATTCTTGAA GACGAAGCAAGGTTAAGGGAAGTAATCAAGTTTGCAAATGCATGTGGGGCAATTACAACTATCAAAAAGGGAGCCATTCCAGCTCTTCCTGCAGAGCATGAAGCCCTTAAGCTCATCAATGGAGCATAG
- the LOC130968271 gene encoding B-box zinc finger protein 24, which translates to MKIQCDVCEKVPATVICCADEAALCAKCDVEVHSANKLASKHQRLLLQCLSNKLPRCDICQDKPAFIFCVEDRALFCKDCDEPIHLAGSLSANHQRFLATGIRVALGSNDCSKSDEKSHLEPSNPAAQQVPRKVPSQQSPSFTPPSFWAVDQLLDLPEFGSPEKKQADEFGELEWLADVGIFGEQFPQETLAAAEVPQLPVSHTSTLAPYTFKATNKSYMSSKKPRIEVLGEIDDEHFTVPDLG; encoded by the exons atgaaaattCAGTGTGATGTGTGTGAGAAAGTTCCAGCAACAGTGATATGTTGTGCAGATGAAGCAGCTCTGTGTGCAAAATGTGATGTGGAGGTTCATAGTGCTAACAAGCTTGCAAGCAAACACCAgaggcttcttcttcaatgtCTCTCTAACAAGCTTCCAAGATGTGATATTTGCCAA GATAAGCCAGCTTTCATATTCTGTGTCGAAGACAGAGCACTCTTCTGTAAGGATTGCGACGAACCAATTCATTTAGCTGGCAGCCTTTCTGCAAACCACCAGCGGTTTCTCGCTACTGGAATTCGGGTGGCTTTGGGTTCTAATGACTGCTCCAAAAGTGATGAGAAAAGCCACTTGGAACCATCTAATCCAGCTGCGCAACAAGTTCCAAGGAAAGTTCCTTCTCAGCAATCGCCTAGCTTCACTCCCCCTAGCTTTTGGGCAGTTGATCAACTATTGGATTTACCAGAGTTTGGATCACCAGAGAAA AAACAAGCAGACGAATTTGGAGAGTTGGAATGGCTAGCAGATGTTGGTATCTTTGGTGAACAGTTTCCTCAGGAAACATTAGCTGCAGCTGAAGTTCCTCAGCTTCCTGTGTCACACACTAGCACTCTTGCACCATACACTTTTAAAGCCACTAATAAATCTTACATGTCTAGCAAAAAGCCTAGGATCGAAGTCTTAGGTGAAATAGATGATGAGCATTTCACTGTGCCTGATCTAGGCTAA